From Cellulophaga lytica DSM 7489, a single genomic window includes:
- the trxA gene encoding thioredoxin, with translation MALEITDATFDEVVLKSDKPVVVDFWAAWCGPCRMVGPIIDEVSSEYEGKAVVGKVDVDANQEFAAKYGVRNIPTVLVFKGGEMVSRQVGVSPKQVYTDAIDALL, from the coding sequence ATGGCATTAGAAATAACAGACGCAACTTTTGACGAAGTTGTTTTAAAAAGTGACAAACCAGTTGTTGTAGATTTTTGGGCAGCTTGGTGTGGTCCATGTAGAATGGTTGGTCCTATTATTGACGAAGTTAGTTCTGAGTACGAAGGAAAAGCTGTTGTTGGTAAAGTAGATGTAGATGCAAACCAAGAATTTGCAGCTAAATATGGTGTACGTAACATACCTACAGTATTAGTATTTAAAGGTGGTGAAATGGTTAGCAGACAAGTTGGCGTTTCTCCTAAACAAGTTTACACAGACGCAATAGACGCTTTATTATAG
- a CDS encoding M1 family metallopeptidase: protein MKKITLLTLLALTLIGCPQKKEFKPLQVEKGISLDLANYRKEQIKNLHYALNFSIPKSQEDPIPTTLVLAANITDLQYDLILDFNENKDHLKTLSVNGKSTPINHTNEHLIIDKNALVIGENKIDISFNAGELSLNRNKEFLYTLLVPDRASTLFPCLDQPNLKATYDLTITAPKDWKVLCGGTEKEQIEKEEYTTHIFNTTDKMSTYLFSFVAGKFSEEVKNPGAFDMRFLYRENNKEKIAESTNEVFNIHQQSLDFLIDYTNYDFPFQKMDFASIPPFQYGGMEHVGAIQYRESSLFLDKNATQNQKLSRAKLIAHETSHMWFGDLVTMQWFDDVWLKEVFANFMADKIMNPLFPDIDHQLKFMMTHYPSAYSEDRTKGTNPIKQHLGNLKNAGSLYGRIIYNKAPIMMQQLEAVLGKDAFKEGMQEYIKTYANDNADWNDLVSILDKKSDVDIKQWSNVWVNQPGRPVFTDNITYKDNKITNFTITQKAEDGTDKIWPQSFAIQLVYKDSVKTINAAINSKNLQLKETIGLAKPEQIIYNANGFGYGVFPVNVAHISKIKEIKDATARGYSYINLYEVFLNNKVPALDAFNIFLNGVASEKNELVLNYITGRTRDIYWKFLSEKHKEKIQTTTESKLFALLNSSKPKAFKKDIFNLYKSLAISSKALENLHAIWTKELSIPQLFLNEDDYTSLASELSLKKHPKATEIIKEQEKRISNPDKLAKFIWLQPSISNNVKQRDAFMVSLFDAKNREKESWVITALSYIHHPLRQNESKKHLTKCLQKLEEVQLTGDIFFPKNWLASCIGKYSSKDAYQIREDFLSKNPNFNPILLKKLLQTTDDLERAQTIKK from the coding sequence ATGAAAAAAATTACGCTCCTTACACTACTAGCCTTAACCTTAATTGGTTGTCCTCAAAAAAAAGAATTTAAACCTTTACAAGTTGAAAAAGGAATTTCTTTAGACCTTGCAAATTATAGAAAAGAACAAATTAAGAACTTGCATTATGCGCTAAATTTTTCTATTCCTAAAAGTCAAGAAGATCCAATACCTACTACATTAGTACTTGCTGCAAACATTACCGACCTGCAATATGATCTAATTTTAGATTTTAATGAAAATAAAGATCATTTAAAAACACTTAGCGTAAATGGTAAAAGCACTCCAATTAACCATACCAACGAGCATTTAATTATAGATAAAAATGCATTAGTAATAGGAGAAAATAAAATTGATATTTCTTTTAACGCAGGTGAGTTATCACTTAACAGAAACAAAGAGTTTTTATATACGTTATTAGTGCCAGACAGGGCTAGCACATTGTTTCCGTGTTTAGACCAACCTAACTTAAAAGCAACTTACGACTTAACCATTACTGCTCCTAAAGATTGGAAAGTGCTTTGCGGTGGTACAGAAAAAGAACAAATAGAAAAAGAAGAGTACACTACTCATATTTTTAATACCACTGATAAAATGAGTACTTACTTGTTTTCATTTGTTGCTGGTAAATTTTCTGAAGAAGTAAAAAACCCTGGTGCTTTTGATATGCGCTTTTTATACAGAGAAAATAATAAAGAAAAAATTGCAGAGAGTACAAATGAGGTTTTTAACATTCACCAACAGTCTTTAGATTTTTTAATAGATTATACCAACTATGATTTTCCTTTTCAGAAAATGGACTTTGCTAGTATTCCTCCTTTTCAATATGGCGGTATGGAACACGTAGGCGCAATACAATATAGAGAATCGTCTTTATTTTTAGATAAGAATGCTACGCAGAACCAAAAGTTATCTCGTGCTAAGTTAATTGCACATGAAACATCACATATGTGGTTTGGAGATTTGGTTACTATGCAATGGTTTGATGATGTTTGGCTAAAAGAAGTGTTTGCCAACTTTATGGCAGATAAGATTATGAATCCGCTTTTTCCAGATATAGATCATCAATTAAAATTTATGATGACACACTACCCTAGTGCATATTCTGAAGATCGTACTAAAGGCACAAATCCTATTAAGCAACATTTGGGCAATTTAAAAAATGCAGGCTCTTTATATGGTCGTATTATTTACAACAAAGCACCAATAATGATGCAGCAATTAGAAGCTGTATTAGGAAAAGATGCTTTTAAAGAGGGAATGCAAGAGTATATAAAAACGTATGCCAATGACAATGCAGATTGGAACGACTTGGTTTCTATTTTAGATAAAAAATCTGATGTAGATATTAAACAATGGTCTAATGTGTGGGTAAACCAACCTGGAAGACCAGTTTTTACAGATAATATTACCTACAAGGATAACAAAATAACCAATTTTACAATTACGCAAAAGGCAGAAGATGGTACAGATAAAATATGGCCACAATCTTTTGCTATACAACTTGTGTATAAAGACAGTGTAAAAACTATAAATGCAGCAATAAATAGTAAAAACCTTCAACTAAAAGAAACTATAGGACTTGCAAAGCCAGAGCAAATTATATACAACGCTAACGGTTTTGGATATGGAGTTTTTCCGGTTAATGTTGCTCATATTTCTAAAATAAAAGAAATTAAAGATGCTACCGCTCGTGGTTACAGCTATATAAATTTATATGAAGTGTTTTTAAATAATAAGGTACCAGCTTTAGATGCTTTTAATATATTTTTAAACGGAGTAGCATCAGAAAAAAATGAGCTTGTTTTAAATTATATTACAGGAAGAACTAGAGATATTTACTGGAAATTTTTATCAGAAAAACATAAAGAAAAAATTCAGACTACAACAGAAAGTAAGTTGTTTGCATTATTAAATAGCTCTAAACCAAAGGCTTTCAAAAAAGATATATTTAATCTGTATAAATCGCTTGCCATATCTTCTAAAGCATTAGAAAATTTACACGCTATTTGGACAAAAGAATTGAGTATACCACAATTATTTTTAAATGAGGATGATTACACTAGTCTTGCAAGCGAATTATCTTTAAAAAAGCACCCAAAGGCTACAGAAATTATAAAAGAACAAGAAAAGCGTATTAGCAACCCAGATAAACTTGCCAAATTTATATGGCTACAACCATCTATAAGTAACAATGTAAAGCAAAGAGATGCTTTTATGGTTTCATTATTTGATGCCAAAAACAGAGAAAAAGAATCTTGGGTTATAACAGCACTAAGCTACATTCACCATCCGCTACGCCAAAATGAAAGTAAAAAGCATTTGACAAAATGTTTACAAAAGTTAGAAGAGGTGCAACTTACAGGAGATATATTTTTTCCAAAAAACTGGTTGGCAAGTTGTATTGGTAAATACAGCTCTAAAGATGCTTACCAAATACGTGAAGATTTTTTAAGCAAAAACCCTAACTTTAACCCTATTCTACTAAAAAAACTATTGCAAACTACAGATGATTTAGAAAGAGCGCAAACCATAAAAAAGTAA
- a CDS encoding DUF58 domain-containing protein, which produces MNLKDNLNAQPLLNLELLAKQVVEGFISGIHKSPFHGFSAEFAEHKIYNKGESTKHIDWKLFAKTDKLYTKRYEEETNLRCHMILDNSASMYYPETKKLDVNNLNKIGFGVLAIAGLMNILKKQRDAVGLSIYSDAYNYYVSEKSSERHHQMLLAKLTEVVTDKNPAQKTKTYTYLHQIAEKMHRRSLVFLFTDMFQTEEEDIKLFEALQHLKYNKHEVVLFHLLDKEKEHFFNFDDAPKRFVDVETKQEIDLYAENVKEAYQKELTNYLSDIKLKCAQYKIKYVGVDIAKNFASVFNTYMVERQKF; this is translated from the coding sequence ATGAACCTAAAGGACAATTTAAATGCGCAACCACTGCTAAACCTAGAGTTACTAGCAAAACAGGTGGTAGAGGGTTTTATTAGCGGAATACATAAAAGTCCGTTTCATGGGTTTTCTGCCGAGTTTGCAGAGCACAAAATTTACAATAAAGGAGAAAGCACCAAGCATATAGACTGGAAACTTTTTGCAAAAACAGATAAGTTATACACTAAAAGATATGAGGAAGAAACCAATTTAAGGTGTCATATGATCTTAGACAACTCTGCCTCTATGTATTATCCTGAAACAAAAAAACTAGATGTAAATAACCTAAATAAAATAGGGTTTGGCGTTTTAGCCATTGCCGGATTAATGAATATTTTAAAAAAACAGAGAGATGCTGTTGGTTTAAGTATTTATTCTGATGCTTACAACTATTATGTATCAGAAAAAAGTAGTGAACGCCACCACCAAATGTTGTTGGCAAAGCTTACAGAAGTGGTAACAGATAAAAATCCGGCTCAAAAAACAAAAACATATACCTATTTACACCAGATAGCCGAAAAAATGCACAGGCGTAGTTTGGTTTTTCTTTTTACTGACATGTTTCAGACCGAAGAAGAGGACATAAAATTGTTTGAAGCATTACAACATTTAAAATATAATAAACATGAAGTTGTACTTTTTCATCTCCTTGATAAAGAAAAAGAACATTTTTTTAATTTTGATGATGCACCAAAGCGTTTTGTAGATGTAGAGACCAAACAAGAGATAGATTTATATGCTGAAAACGTAAAAGAAGCTTACCAAAAAGAGCTAACTAATTACTTATCAGACATTAAATTAAAATGCGCACAATACAAGATAAAATATGTTGGCGTAGATATTGCTAAAAATTTTGCTTCGGTTTTTAACACGTATATGGTTGAGCGACAAAAATTTTAA
- a CDS encoding DUF808 domain-containing protein: MASGFFALLDDIAALMDDVAVMSKVAAKKTAGILGDDLAVNAEKASGFISDRELPVLWAITKGSFLNKLIILPFAFLLSAFIPIAVTIILVLGGLYLAYEGAEKIYEFLAGHKHESNELLDEDITIEELQKLEKGRIKSAIFTDFILSVEIVIIALGTVTDQPISTQIMVVTVIAIIATVGVYGIVALIVRMDEFGLKLINLNEQDNSFSDKVGRLLVNALPWVIKFLAVVGTLALLSVAGGVFAHNIDFLHHLIEDVPLPAMLKEFLLGLVIGLLTLPIIGLFKKLFGKKKDKH; the protein is encoded by the coding sequence ATGGCATCAGGTTTTTTTGCATTATTAGATGATATAGCAGCGCTTATGGATGACGTTGCTGTAATGAGTAAAGTTGCTGCTAAAAAGACAGCAGGTATACTTGGAGACGATTTAGCGGTGAATGCAGAAAAGGCTTCAGGGTTTATATCAGACAGAGAATTACCTGTGCTTTGGGCAATTACAAAAGGATCGTTTTTAAATAAACTTATAATACTTCCCTTTGCGTTTTTATTAAGTGCTTTTATACCAATTGCGGTAACTATTATACTTGTTTTAGGCGGATTGTATTTGGCTTATGAAGGTGCAGAAAAAATTTATGAGTTTTTAGCCGGTCATAAACACGAGAGTAATGAGCTTTTAGATGAAGACATTACTATTGAAGAACTACAAAAACTTGAAAAAGGACGTATTAAATCGGCCATATTTACAGATTTCATCCTTTCTGTAGAAATTGTAATTATTGCATTAGGTACAGTTACAGATCAGCCAATTTCTACACAAATAATGGTGGTAACAGTAATTGCCATTATTGCCACTGTTGGTGTTTATGGTATAGTTGCACTAATTGTTAGAATGGATGAATTTGGTTTAAAACTAATTAACCTAAACGAACAAGACAATAGTTTTTCTGACAAAGTAGGCAGACTGCTAGTAAACGCTTTACCTTGGGTAATTAAATTTTTAGCCGTTGTAGGCACACTAGCACTACTTTCTGTTGCTGGTGGCGTATTTGCACACAACATAGACTTTTTACACCACTTAATTGAAGATGTTCCGTTACCAGCTATGCTAAAAGAATTTTTATTAGGACTAGTAATTGGACTTTTAACTTTACCTATTATTGGCTTGTTTAAAAAGCTTTTTGGCAAAAAGAAAGATAAACATTAA
- a CDS encoding helix-turn-helix domain-containing protein, translated as MDDILINIGRQLKLARQKRNLTLQQVAKRTGVSAGLISKIENLRTTPSLPVLLKIMQTLQIELSELELSSSIDGDYILIKKGTGTREDREDSEQLEYTHLLSNTSKGESIRVYLITVLPLAVRKPISTNANELVYVLSGSPTYTLKGNEVTLDQGDLLFFDGTVAHGISNKFNEPAVLLKVYLLH; from the coding sequence ATGGATGACATTTTGATAAACATTGGCAGACAGCTAAAGCTGGCTCGCCAAAAGAGAAACTTAACCCTACAGCAAGTCGCCAAAAGAACGGGCGTAAGCGCAGGGTTAATTTCAAAGATTGAGAACCTTAGAACAACTCCCTCTTTACCGGTTTTGCTTAAAATTATGCAAACCTTGCAGATAGAGTTGTCTGAATTAGAACTTTCTTCTAGTATTGATGGAGATTATATTCTTATTAAAAAGGGTACAGGAACCAGAGAAGACCGAGAAGACTCTGAACAATTAGAGTATACACATTTATTATCTAATACTTCTAAAGGAGAAAGTATACGTGTATATTTAATAACGGTACTACCATTAGCGGTTAGAAAACCTATTTCTACCAATGCAAATGAACTTGTTTATGTGTTAAGTGGTTCGCCAACTTATACACTAAAAGGCAACGAGGTAACATTAGACCAAGGAGATTTATTATTTTTTGATGGTACCGTTGCACATGGTATATCTAACAAGTTTAATGAGCCTGCAGTATTGTTAAAAGTTTACTTACTGCATTAA
- a CDS encoding ATP-binding cassette domain-containing protein gives MLQCVDLEIEQGAFSLSNINFKVDKGEYLVLMGKTGSGKTTLIEAICGLRKVKKGQVLLHSNNITNLVPGQRQIGYVPQDGALFSTMTVAENIGFALKIRKWPKLKIEERVQELAVLLGVEQLLNRSVDNLSGGEKQRVALGRALSFYPQILCLDEPLSALDQATKSEIILLLQNLAQKLQLVIVHISHSESEAKKLATSILSLKDGILEKVSL, from the coding sequence ATGTTACAATGTGTAGATTTAGAAATAGAACAAGGTGCTTTTAGCTTGTCTAATATTAATTTTAAAGTTGATAAAGGTGAGTATTTGGTGCTAATGGGTAAAACAGGTAGTGGTAAAACAACACTTATAGAGGCTATTTGTGGATTGCGAAAAGTAAAAAAAGGGCAAGTATTACTGCACTCTAATAATATAACAAACCTAGTTCCTGGTCAAAGGCAAATAGGATACGTGCCGCAAGACGGAGCTTTATTTTCTACAATGACAGTAGCAGAAAATATAGGCTTTGCACTAAAAATAAGAAAATGGCCTAAATTAAAAATTGAAGAAAGAGTGCAAGAGTTAGCTGTTTTATTAGGAGTAGAACAACTACTAAACAGAAGCGTAGATAACTTAAGTGGAGGAGAAAAACAACGTGTGGCACTTGGTAGGGCTTTAAGTTTTTATCCTCAAATTTTGTGTTTAGACGAGCCTTTAAGTGCATTAGACCAAGCTACAAAGTCAGAAATTATATTATTACTCCAAAATTTAGCACAAAAGTTACAACTTGTAATTGTTCATATATCACACTCAGAAAGTGAAGCTAAAAAACTAGCAACTAGTATTTTAAGTTTAAAAGACGGTATTTTAGAGAAGGTTAGTTTGTAG
- a CDS encoding ABC transporter permease — MGIVASTYIVLILAMVLADFFYTTPDHIFKALASKEIQYAIKLSLVSSTITMLLSVIVAIPIGYFMARYNFKFKKIIDAILDIPIVLPPLVVGLSLLLLFQTTLGQFIESHLRITYTVYSVVIAQFMVACAFAVRTMYVTFSQINNRQEQVALTLGCNQRQSFFYILLPQAKSGILTAASLAWARALGEFGPILIFAGATRMRTEVLPTTVFLEMSVGNIEAAVAVSLIMIASGFLVLLLVRIYGTKKHTF, encoded by the coding sequence ATGGGCATTGTAGCGTCTACATATATAGTTTTAATATTAGCAATGGTGTTGGCCGATTTTTTTTATACCACACCAGATCATATTTTTAAGGCTTTAGCTAGTAAGGAAATACAGTATGCTATAAAATTAAGTTTGGTGAGCAGCACAATTACAATGTTGTTAAGCGTTATAGTGGCTATACCAATTGGCTATTTTATGGCGCGTTATAACTTTAAATTTAAAAAAATTATTGATGCTATTTTAGATATACCTATAGTGTTACCACCACTAGTGGTTGGTTTAAGTTTGCTATTACTTTTTCAGACAACGTTGGGGCAGTTTATAGAGAGTCATTTAAGAATTACCTATACAGTGTACAGTGTTGTAATAGCACAGTTTATGGTTGCTTGTGCCTTTGCTGTACGTACAATGTATGTTACGTTTTCGCAAATTAATAATAGACAAGAACAGGTTGCACTAACTTTGGGCTGTAACCAGAGACAGTCTTTTTTTTATATTTTACTACCACAAGCTAAAAGCGGAATTTTAACTGCAGCTTCTTTAGCGTGGGCAAGAGCTTTGGGAGAATTTGGCCCTATTTTAATTTTTGCAGGTGCTACAAGAATGCGAACAGAGGTGTTGCCAACCACAGTGTTTTTAGAAATGTCTGTAGGGAATATAGAAGCAGCTGTAGCTGTGTCTTTAATAATGATAGCATCTGGTTTTTTGGTGTTGCTGTTAGTTAGAATATATGGAACTAAAAAACATACTTTTTAG
- the modA gene encoding molybdate ABC transporter substrate-binding protein, translated as MLMKFTGTTRVIVLVCLFFLMIGCKNKQNQKTLLVYCAAVVKPVLEEVAKEYYKETGIQIDLQYGGSGTLLANIRVAKQGDLYLSADASYMQQAIAYNIIQQSKPLVAITPVLAVSANNPKNITTIKDVCKKGIRFGIANPDAASVGTVTKKILQESGNWDAVKKCVYVQMPTVSDVANAIKLNTIDAGVIWDVTANQYKEIDAIELANFKQHKEHAVIGVLKWSKQQTEALKFTEFLLQNAKSKSVLKKLGYKMY; from the coding sequence ATGCTAATGAAGTTTACTGGTACAACAAGAGTAATAGTGCTTGTATGTTTATTTTTTTTAATGATAGGCTGTAAAAACAAGCAGAATCAAAAAACACTATTAGTGTATTGTGCTGCTGTAGTAAAGCCTGTTTTAGAAGAAGTTGCAAAAGAATATTATAAAGAAACAGGTATACAAATAGATTTGCAATATGGAGGTTCTGGTACGTTATTGGCTAATATTAGAGTTGCCAAGCAAGGAGATTTGTACCTGTCTGCAGATGCAAGTTACATGCAGCAAGCAATTGCATACAATATAATACAGCAAAGTAAGCCATTAGTTGCTATAACTCCAGTATTGGCAGTTAGTGCAAATAACCCAAAAAATATAACAACTATTAAAGATGTGTGTAAAAAAGGTATTAGGTTTGGTATTGCTAACCCAGATGCGGCATCTGTAGGAACTGTAACTAAAAAAATACTGCAAGAATCTGGTAATTGGGATGCAGTTAAAAAATGCGTATATGTACAAATGCCAACAGTGTCTGACGTTGCTAATGCTATTAAACTAAATACTATAGATGCGGGTGTTATTTGGGATGTTACAGCTAACCAGTACAAAGAAATAGATGCTATAGAGTTAGCTAATTTTAAACAGCATAAAGAGCACGCAGTAATTGGAGTTTTAAAATGGTCTAAACAACAAACTGAGGCATTAAAGTTTACAGAATTTTTATTACAGAATGCAAAAAGTAAAAGTGTGTTAAAAAAATTAGGGTATAAAATGTACTAA
- the hutG gene encoding formimidoylglutamase codes for MDNFKKPDSSLWQGRKSNANLYLHEKVICVDTLKQETTKTFAILSYACDEGVKRNQGRVGAVTGPEAIVRQLAKMPNHLKKDTQLLDVGTVFCADNDMEQAQQTLANTVTTLLKNNTFPIVLGGGHDIAYGHYNGILNAVEKHKTIGIINFDAHFDLRANTNGNNSGTPFYQIAEDCKTNNIPFNYLCLGIRDDANDASLFKTAKELKVTVIKNEDFNLHQSIKILEQISAFIANVDVVYTTVDLDGFSSAYAAGVSAASPMGFSPDIALQCLQTIIESGKLISLDIAEMNPKYDLDNQTAKLAASLVHTLIHTI; via the coding sequence ATGGACAACTTTAAAAAACCAGATTCTTCTTTATGGCAAGGCCGAAAATCTAATGCCAATCTATATCTTCATGAAAAAGTAATTTGCGTAGATACTTTAAAACAAGAAACCACTAAAACTTTTGCTATATTAAGCTACGCTTGTGATGAAGGTGTTAAACGCAACCAAGGCAGAGTTGGTGCTGTTACTGGTCCAGAAGCTATTGTAAGGCAATTGGCTAAAATGCCAAATCATTTAAAAAAAGATACTCAGCTTTTAGATGTTGGCACTGTTTTTTGTGCTGATAATGATATGGAGCAAGCACAACAAACTTTAGCTAATACGGTTACTACTTTACTAAAAAACAATACTTTTCCTATTGTTTTAGGTGGTGGCCACGATATTGCTTACGGACATTATAATGGCATTTTAAATGCGGTTGAAAAACACAAAACTATTGGTATTATTAATTTTGATGCTCACTTTGATTTAAGAGCTAATACAAATGGAAATAATTCTGGAACACCATTTTATCAAATAGCAGAAGATTGTAAAACCAACAATATTCCGTTTAATTATTTGTGTTTAGGAATTAGAGATGATGCCAATGACGCTTCTCTTTTTAAAACAGCAAAAGAACTTAAGGTTACGGTTATTAAAAATGAAGATTTTAACCTACATCAATCTATAAAAATACTAGAACAAATTTCTGCTTTTATAGCCAATGTAGATGTGGTATACACAACAGTAGATTTAGACGGTTTTTCATCTGCTTATGCAGCCGGAGTTAGTGCTGCATCTCCAATGGGCTTTTCTCCTGATATTGCATTGCAATGTTTACAAACCATTATAGAATCTGGCAAGCTCATTAGTTTAGACATTGCAGAAATGAACCCAAAATATGACCTTGACAACCAAACTGCAAAATTAGCAGCCTCTTTGGTACATACTCTTATACATACCATATAA
- a CDS encoding homogentisate 1,2-dioxygenase, whose protein sequence is MPLYHKLGKIPPKRHTIFKKEDGTLHYEQLFGTIGFDGMSSLMYHKHRPTMVKEVGESIDVSPKAAVAHNIKSRLLKGFDIRPEDDYLESRKTVLFNSDVHVGLAAPKKSLTTYFYKNADADELLFIHEGTGTLKTMLGEIPFEYGDYIVIPRGMIYQIEFDTEDNRLLVTESYHPIYTPKRYRNWFGQHLEHSPFCERDFKLPQNLQTYDEKGDFLIKVKKQGQLHHLTYASHPFDVVGWDGYNFPYAFSIHNFEPITGRVHQPPPVHQTFETSAFVVCSFVPRLYDYHPESIPAPYNHSNIDSDEVLYYVDGDFMSRKSIDKGYISLHPAGIPHGPHPGTYEASIGKSKTEELAVMIDTFKPLQLTQLALDIDNGTYYQSWME, encoded by the coding sequence ATGCCGTTATATCATAAATTAGGTAAAATACCGCCTAAAAGACATACCATCTTTAAAAAAGAAGATGGCACTTTGCATTACGAGCAACTGTTTGGAACTATAGGTTTTGACGGAATGTCGTCCTTAATGTATCATAAACACAGACCAACTATGGTAAAAGAAGTTGGTGAAAGTATAGATGTGTCTCCAAAAGCTGCTGTGGCTCATAATATTAAATCTAGATTGTTAAAAGGTTTTGATATTAGACCAGAAGATGATTATTTAGAGAGTAGAAAAACTGTATTATTTAATAGTGATGTACATGTTGGTTTAGCTGCACCAAAAAAGTCGTTAACAACGTATTTTTATAAAAATGCAGATGCAGATGAGCTTTTGTTTATTCATGAAGGAACCGGAACATTAAAAACTATGTTGGGTGAAATCCCTTTTGAATACGGAGATTATATTGTTATTCCAAGAGGAATGATTTACCAAATAGAGTTTGATACAGAAGACAACCGTTTATTGGTAACAGAGTCTTACCACCCAATATATACACCAAAAAGGTACAGAAATTGGTTTGGTCAGCATTTAGAGCATTCTCCTTTTTGTGAGCGCGATTTTAAATTGCCGCAAAACTTACAAACGTATGATGAAAAGGGTGATTTTTTAATAAAAGTAAAAAAGCAAGGACAATTACACCACTTAACATACGCATCTCACCCGTTTGATGTTGTTGGTTGGGATGGTTACAATTTTCCGTATGCATTTTCTATACATAATTTTGAGCCAATTACTGGGCGTGTGCACCAACCGCCACCAGTGCACCAAACTTTTGAAACAAGCGCTTTTGTTGTTTGTTCTTTTGTGCCAAGGTTGTACGACTATCACCCAGAGTCTATACCAGCACCATACAACCACTCTAATATAGATTCTGATGAGGTTTTGTATTACGTAGATGGCGATTTTATGAGCAGAAAAAGCATAGATAAAGGCTATATTTCTTTACACCCAGCTGGTATACCTCATGGTCCTCACCCAGGTACTTACGAGGCTAGTATTGGCAAATCTAAAACTGAAGAATTAGCAGTTATGATAGATACTTTTAAGCCTTTGCAATTAACGCAATTGGCGTTAGATATAGATAATGGTACGTATTACCAATCTTGGATGGAGTAA
- a CDS encoding nucleotidyltransferase family protein, with the protein MTLLLMAAGNGSRYGKLKQFDDLGPHHEFLMEFSIFDAIKYGFTHIVAITKKDKVAFLQEHLAKRLPSNVKLDVLAQEISDVPKGTSYTTERLKPWGTAHAVWTARNVITGPFAVLNADDFYGSLAFKNAAKIMQASTANTYALISYTLKDTLSTHGSVSRGVCKINNGILTKVEERLKLEKQGEKIVDTNTGIEFTGNEEVSMNFWVCDTSIFSTIEQAFKLFLQDEEKIKSSEVFLPFIIQEMISNQKLNVPVVNSKSNWFGVTYAEDRAMAVSKLAEMTNNGEYPYNLWNIN; encoded by the coding sequence ATGACACTACTTTTAATGGCTGCAGGTAATGGTAGCAGATACGGAAAACTTAAACAATTTGATGATCTTGGTCCCCATCACGAATTTTTAATGGAGTTTAGCATTTTTGACGCTATTAAATATGGCTTTACCCATATAGTTGCTATTACTAAAAAAGATAAGGTTGCCTTTTTACAAGAACATTTAGCCAAACGCCTACCAAGTAATGTAAAATTAGATGTTTTGGCTCAGGAAATTTCTGATGTTCCAAAAGGTACAAGTTACACTACAGAACGTTTAAAACCTTGGGGAACTGCACACGCGGTTTGGACTGCTAGAAATGTAATAACCGGTCCGTTTGCAGTATTAAATGCCGATGATTTTTATGGTAGCTTAGCTTTTAAAAATGCCGCCAAAATTATGCAAGCTAGTACTGCTAATACATACGCACTAATATCTTACACACTAAAGGATACATTGTCTACTCACGGCTCTGTTTCTAGAGGTGTTTGTAAAATTAACAATGGTATTTTAACTAAGGTTGAAGAACGTTTGAAATTAGAAAAACAAGGCGAAAAAATAGTAGATACCAATACAGGAATTGAGTTTACAGGAAACGAAGAAGTTAGTATGAATTTTTGGGTTTGTGACACATCTATTTTTTCAACTATAGAGCAAGCTTTTAAATTATTCTTGCAAGACGAAGAAAAAATTAAGTCTAGTGAAGTTTTCTTGCCTTTTATTATTCAGGAAATGATTAGTAATCAAAAATTAAATGTACCTGTAGTAAATTCTAAAAGCAATTGGTTTGGCGTTACCTATGCAGAAGACAGAGCAATGGCTGTGTCTAAACTAGCAGAAATGACTAATAACGGGGAGTACCCTTATAATTTATGGAATATAAACTAA